From one Suricata suricatta isolate VVHF042 chromosome 8, meerkat_22Aug2017_6uvM2_HiC, whole genome shotgun sequence genomic stretch:
- the CLDN4 gene encoding claudin-4, with amino-acid sequence MASMGLQVMGIALAVLGWLGAILSCALPMWRVTAFIGSNIVTSQTIWEGLWMNCVVQSTGQMQCKVYDSLLALPQDLQAARALMVICIILAVLGVLLSVVGGKCTNCVEDEGAKAKTMIVAGVVFLMAGLLVMVPVSWTANNIIRDFYNPLVPSGQKREMGASLYVGWASSGLLLLGGALLCCNCPPRTDKPYSAKYSAARSAPASNYV; translated from the coding sequence ATGGCCTCCATGGGACTGCAGGTGATGGGCATCGCGCTGGCCGTGCTGGGCTGGCTGGGCGCCATACTGAGCTGTGCGCTGCCCATGTGGCGTGTGACCGCCTTCATCGGCAGCAACATCGTCACGTCGCAGACCATCTGGGAGGGCCTGTGGATGAACTGCGTGGTGCAGAGCACCGGCCAGATGCAGTGCAAGGTGTACGACTCGCTGCTGGCACTGCCGCAGGACCTGCAGGCGGCCCGCGCCCTCATGGTCATCTGCATCATCCTGGCTGTGCTGGGCGTGCTGCTGTCCGTGGTGGGCGGCAAGTGCACCAACTGTGTGGAGGATGAGGGCGCCAAGGCTAAGACCATGATCGTGGCAGGTGTGGTATTCCTGATGGCCGGCCTGCTGGTCATGGTGCCGGTGTCCTGGACGGCCAACAACATCATCCGGGACTTCTACAACCCGCTGGTGCCCTCCGGCCAGAAGCGGGAGATGGGCGCCTCTCTCTACGTCGGCTGGGCCTCTTCGGGCCTGCTGCTGCTCGGTGGGGCCCTGCTGTGCTGCAATTGCCCACCGCGCACCGACAAGCCCTACTCGGCCAAGTA